One region of Drosophila subobscura isolate 14011-0131.10 chromosome J, UCBerk_Dsub_1.0, whole genome shotgun sequence genomic DNA includes:
- the LOC117893830 gene encoding lon protease homolog, mitochondrial isoform X2, which yields MMSQRFYSRKRDDPDDKKAPASPDVLFDQDSNLPATLAVPDVWPHVPLIAMRRNPLFPRFIKIVEVSNPIIMDLLRRKVKLNQPYIGVFLKKVDGEEEVVQSLDDVHQIGSFAQIQEVQDLGDKIRMVVVAHRRIRITGQVIEDLPAEKKPVKMTTLHYPLFNIKLHIPAEDQTTNNESSTTTMPLTSSERRRARRTQRQNKIAVNEVEESSTVTEKLETLTDSGSEADPAPASQPVLIVEVENVKQSAFKQTNEVKALTQEIIKTLRDIITMNPLYRESLHQMLHQNQRVVENPVYLCDLGASLSSGDPEELQNILEESDIPKRLQLSLTLLKKELELSKLQAKIGREVEEKVKQQHRKYILHEQLKVIKKELGIEKDDKDAIGEKYKEKLKDKIVPTSIQQVIDEELTKLNFLESHSSEFNVTRNYLDWLTSLPWGITSTENLCLEKAEEILTHDHYGMEDIKKRILEFIAVSSLKGTTQGKILCFHGPPGVGKTSIARSIARALNREYFRFSVGGMTDVAEIKGHRRTYVGAMPGKLIQCLKKTKTENPLVLIDEVDKIGKGYQGDPSSALLELLDPEQNANFLDHYLDVPIDLSRVLFICTANVIDTIPEPLRDRMEMIEMSGYVAEEKVAIARQYLIPQSMKDCGVTEENISITENALNMLIRSYCRESGVRNLQKQIEKVTRKIAFLMVKKEGTNFPVDAENLTTFLGKQIFTSDRMYETTPPGVVMGLAWTAMGGSSLYIETTPRNQFKSVGSKSEAVGGSGGGGGNLYITGNLGDVMKESAQISLTVARNFVFTRDPNNQYLETQNIHLHVPEGAVPKDGPSAGVTIITALISLATGKSVRNDVAMTGEISLRGKVLPVGGIKEKTIAARRSGVNCLILPVDNKKDFEELPKFITEGLEVHFAANYEDVYNIAFSAPTKTEDEAKLVPELEQEPLEKVSSAASAMPTGP from the exons ATGATGTCTCAGCGCTTCTACAGTCGCAAACGTGATGATCCCGACGACAAGAAAGCGCCAGCGTCACCAGATGTGTTGTTCGACCAAGATTCCaacctgcctgccacattgGCAGTGCCAGACGTATGGCCACATGTTCCGTTGATAGCCATGCGTAGGAATCCCTTGTTTCCGCGCTTCATAAAGATTGTGGAG GTGTCCAATCCCATTATTATGGATCTGCTGCGTCGCAAAGTTAAGCTCAACCAGCCCTACATTGGAGTTTTCCTTAAGAAAGTTGATGGCGAAGAGGAGGTCGTCCAGAGTCTGGACGATGTCCATCAAATAGGCAGTTTTGCACAGATCCAAGAGGTTCAGGATTTGGGCGACAAGATACGCATGGTGGTTGTGGCCCATCGTCGTATACGAATTACAGGACAGGTGATCGAGGATCtgccagcagaaaaaaaaccag TGAAAATGACAACTTTGCATTATCcactatttaatattaaattacacATCCCAGCTGAAgatcaaacaacaaacaacgaaTCATCGACAACGACAATGCCATTGACATCAAGTGAACGCCGCAGAGCACGCCGCACACAAAGGCAGAACAAAATCGCGGTGAATGAAGTCGAAGAGAGTTCGACTGTAACAGAGAAATTGGAAACTTTGACAGATTCTGGTTCAGAGGCCGATCCAGCACCCGCTTCACAGCCTGTGCTCATTGTAGAAGTAGAGAATGTTAAGCAATCTGCCTTTAAACAAACCAATGAGGTCAAGGCGCTGACCCAAGAGATTATAAAGACTCTACGCGACATCATCACCATGAATCCCTTGTATAG GGAGAGTCTTCATCAAATGCTGCATCAGAATCAACGAGTGGTGGAGAATCCCGTCTACCTGTGTGACTTGGGTGCCTCCCTGTCGTCTGGCGATCCAGAGGAGCTGCAAAATATCCTAGAGGAATCAGAT ATCCCAAAACGCCTGCAGCTGTCTCTCACGTTACTGAaaaaggagctggagctatCGAAACTTCAGGCGAAAATTGGACGCGAGGTTGAGGAAAaagtcaagcagcagcaccgcaaATACATACTCCACGAACAACTGAAGGTTATCAAGAAGGAGCTGGGCATTGAGAAGGACGACAAGGATGCCATTGGCGAAAAGTATAAAGAAAAGCTGAAAGACAAAATCGTTCCAACAAGCATTCAGCAGGTCATTGATGAGGAGCTAACCAAACTGAACTTCCTGGAGAGTCACAGCTCTGAATTTAA TGTAACCCGCAACTACCTCGACTGGCTAACCTCGCTACCCTGGGGCATCACTAGCACTGAGAATCTTTGCCTGGAAAAGGCCGAAGAGATCCTAACCCATGATCACTACGGCATGGAGGATATCAAGAAGCGTATCCTAGAGTTTATTGCCGTCAGTTCTCTTAAAGGCACCACGCAGGGCAAAATTTTGTGCTTCCATGGACCGCCTGGTGTGGGCAAGACGAGCATTGCGAGGTCCATTGCTCGGGCCCTGAACCGCGAGTACTTCCGCTTCAGTGTGGGCGGAATGACGGACGTGGCTGAGATCAAAGGACATCGTCGCACCTACGTGGGCGCAATGCCTGGCAAACTGATACAGTGCTTGAAGAAGACCAAGACGGAGAATCCCCTGGTGCTCATTGATGAGGTGGACAAGATTGGCAA AGGCTATCAGGGAGATCCCAGCTCAGCGCTGTTGGAGCTTCTCGATCCCGAGCAGAATGCCAATTTCCTGGACCACTATCTGGACGTGCCCATCGATCTGTCGCGTGTGCTGTTCATTTGCACGGCGAACGTGATAGACACCATACCAGAGCCACTGCGCGATCGCATGGAGATGATTGAGATGTCCGGCTATGTGGCAGAGGAGAAGGTGGCTATTGCCCGCCAGTATCTGATACCGCAGTCCATGAAGGACTGTGGAGTGACCGAGGAGAATATAAGCATCACCGAAAATGCCCTGAATATGCTGATACGCAGCTATTGCCGCGAGTCCGGGGTGCGCAACTTGCAGAAGCAAATCGAGAAAGTTACCCGCAAAATAGCCTTCCTTATGGTCAAGAAGGAGGGCACCAATTTCCCAGTGGATGCCGAGAACCTGACCACATTCCTGGGCAAGCAGATATTTACCTCTGATCGCATGTACGAGACGACGCCGCCGGGCGTGGTCATGGGCCTGGCCTGGACGGCCATGGGTGGCTCATCTCTGTACATTGAGACAACGCCACGAAACCAATTTAAAAGTGTAGGCTCAAAATCAGAAGCCGTCGGTGGAAgtggaggcggtggtggcaaTTTGTATATTACCGGAAACCTTGGAGATGTGATGAAGGAGTCTGCCCAAATTTCCCTCACTGTGGCGCGTAACTTTGTTTTCACACGAGATCCTAACAATCAGTACCTAGAGACACA AAACATCCACCTGCATGTTCCTGAGGGAGCTGTACCAAAGGATGGTCCCAGTGCTGGCGTCACCATTATCACGGCCTTAATTTCCTTGGCCACCGGCAAGTCTGTGCGCAACGATGTGGCCATGACGGGCGAGATTTCTCTGAGAGGCAAAGTTCTGCCCGTCGGCGGCATCAAGGAGAAGACCATAGCA GCACGTCGCAGTGGCGTCAATTGCCTCATCCTGCCCGTGGACAACAAGAAGGACTTCGAGGAGTTGCCCAAGTTTATAACAGAAGGCCTGGAAGTTCATTTTGCGGCCAACTACGAGGATGTCTACAACATCGCCTTTTCTGCACCCACCAAAACCGAGGACGAGGCGAAATTAGTGCCGGAGCTTGAGCAGGAGCCCCTCGAGAAGGTGTCGAGCGCTGCTAGTGCTATGCCAACGGGGCCTTAA
- the LOC117893830 gene encoding lon protease homolog, mitochondrial isoform X1, producing MIAYAARGRHLMRSLSTTLVWTRNRPGQSALTRHFTEKVTRLERFSGATMMSQRFYSRKRDDPDDKKAPASPDVLFDQDSNLPATLAVPDVWPHVPLIAMRRNPLFPRFIKIVEVSNPIIMDLLRRKVKLNQPYIGVFLKKVDGEEEVVQSLDDVHQIGSFAQIQEVQDLGDKIRMVVVAHRRIRITGQVIEDLPAEKKPVKMTTLHYPLFNIKLHIPAEDQTTNNESSTTTMPLTSSERRRARRTQRQNKIAVNEVEESSTVTEKLETLTDSGSEADPAPASQPVLIVEVENVKQSAFKQTNEVKALTQEIIKTLRDIITMNPLYRESLHQMLHQNQRVVENPVYLCDLGASLSSGDPEELQNILEESDIPKRLQLSLTLLKKELELSKLQAKIGREVEEKVKQQHRKYILHEQLKVIKKELGIEKDDKDAIGEKYKEKLKDKIVPTSIQQVIDEELTKLNFLESHSSEFNVTRNYLDWLTSLPWGITSTENLCLEKAEEILTHDHYGMEDIKKRILEFIAVSSLKGTTQGKILCFHGPPGVGKTSIARSIARALNREYFRFSVGGMTDVAEIKGHRRTYVGAMPGKLIQCLKKTKTENPLVLIDEVDKIGKGYQGDPSSALLELLDPEQNANFLDHYLDVPIDLSRVLFICTANVIDTIPEPLRDRMEMIEMSGYVAEEKVAIARQYLIPQSMKDCGVTEENISITENALNMLIRSYCRESGVRNLQKQIEKVTRKIAFLMVKKEGTNFPVDAENLTTFLGKQIFTSDRMYETTPPGVVMGLAWTAMGGSSLYIETTPRNQFKSVGSKSEAVGGSGGGGGNLYITGNLGDVMKESAQISLTVARNFVFTRDPNNQYLETQNIHLHVPEGAVPKDGPSAGVTIITALISLATGKSVRNDVAMTGEISLRGKVLPVGGIKEKTIAARRSGVNCLILPVDNKKDFEELPKFITEGLEVHFAANYEDVYNIAFSAPTKTEDEAKLVPELEQEPLEKVSSAASAMPTGP from the exons ATGATAGCTTACGCTGCACGAGGGCGGCATCTAATGCGCAGTTTGAGTACCACACTTGTGTGGACCCGCAATCGTCCTGGACAAAGTGCCTTGACCAGACATTTTACCGAGAAAGTTACACGCCTAGAAAGATTCAGTGGGGCGACAATGATGTCTCAGCGCTTCTACAGTCGCAAACGTGATGATCCCGACGACAAGAAAGCGCCAGCGTCACCAGATGTGTTGTTCGACCAAGATTCCaacctgcctgccacattgGCAGTGCCAGACGTATGGCCACATGTTCCGTTGATAGCCATGCGTAGGAATCCCTTGTTTCCGCGCTTCATAAAGATTGTGGAG GTGTCCAATCCCATTATTATGGATCTGCTGCGTCGCAAAGTTAAGCTCAACCAGCCCTACATTGGAGTTTTCCTTAAGAAAGTTGATGGCGAAGAGGAGGTCGTCCAGAGTCTGGACGATGTCCATCAAATAGGCAGTTTTGCACAGATCCAAGAGGTTCAGGATTTGGGCGACAAGATACGCATGGTGGTTGTGGCCCATCGTCGTATACGAATTACAGGACAGGTGATCGAGGATCtgccagcagaaaaaaaaccag TGAAAATGACAACTTTGCATTATCcactatttaatattaaattacacATCCCAGCTGAAgatcaaacaacaaacaacgaaTCATCGACAACGACAATGCCATTGACATCAAGTGAACGCCGCAGAGCACGCCGCACACAAAGGCAGAACAAAATCGCGGTGAATGAAGTCGAAGAGAGTTCGACTGTAACAGAGAAATTGGAAACTTTGACAGATTCTGGTTCAGAGGCCGATCCAGCACCCGCTTCACAGCCTGTGCTCATTGTAGAAGTAGAGAATGTTAAGCAATCTGCCTTTAAACAAACCAATGAGGTCAAGGCGCTGACCCAAGAGATTATAAAGACTCTACGCGACATCATCACCATGAATCCCTTGTATAG GGAGAGTCTTCATCAAATGCTGCATCAGAATCAACGAGTGGTGGAGAATCCCGTCTACCTGTGTGACTTGGGTGCCTCCCTGTCGTCTGGCGATCCAGAGGAGCTGCAAAATATCCTAGAGGAATCAGAT ATCCCAAAACGCCTGCAGCTGTCTCTCACGTTACTGAaaaaggagctggagctatCGAAACTTCAGGCGAAAATTGGACGCGAGGTTGAGGAAAaagtcaagcagcagcaccgcaaATACATACTCCACGAACAACTGAAGGTTATCAAGAAGGAGCTGGGCATTGAGAAGGACGACAAGGATGCCATTGGCGAAAAGTATAAAGAAAAGCTGAAAGACAAAATCGTTCCAACAAGCATTCAGCAGGTCATTGATGAGGAGCTAACCAAACTGAACTTCCTGGAGAGTCACAGCTCTGAATTTAA TGTAACCCGCAACTACCTCGACTGGCTAACCTCGCTACCCTGGGGCATCACTAGCACTGAGAATCTTTGCCTGGAAAAGGCCGAAGAGATCCTAACCCATGATCACTACGGCATGGAGGATATCAAGAAGCGTATCCTAGAGTTTATTGCCGTCAGTTCTCTTAAAGGCACCACGCAGGGCAAAATTTTGTGCTTCCATGGACCGCCTGGTGTGGGCAAGACGAGCATTGCGAGGTCCATTGCTCGGGCCCTGAACCGCGAGTACTTCCGCTTCAGTGTGGGCGGAATGACGGACGTGGCTGAGATCAAAGGACATCGTCGCACCTACGTGGGCGCAATGCCTGGCAAACTGATACAGTGCTTGAAGAAGACCAAGACGGAGAATCCCCTGGTGCTCATTGATGAGGTGGACAAGATTGGCAA AGGCTATCAGGGAGATCCCAGCTCAGCGCTGTTGGAGCTTCTCGATCCCGAGCAGAATGCCAATTTCCTGGACCACTATCTGGACGTGCCCATCGATCTGTCGCGTGTGCTGTTCATTTGCACGGCGAACGTGATAGACACCATACCAGAGCCACTGCGCGATCGCATGGAGATGATTGAGATGTCCGGCTATGTGGCAGAGGAGAAGGTGGCTATTGCCCGCCAGTATCTGATACCGCAGTCCATGAAGGACTGTGGAGTGACCGAGGAGAATATAAGCATCACCGAAAATGCCCTGAATATGCTGATACGCAGCTATTGCCGCGAGTCCGGGGTGCGCAACTTGCAGAAGCAAATCGAGAAAGTTACCCGCAAAATAGCCTTCCTTATGGTCAAGAAGGAGGGCACCAATTTCCCAGTGGATGCCGAGAACCTGACCACATTCCTGGGCAAGCAGATATTTACCTCTGATCGCATGTACGAGACGACGCCGCCGGGCGTGGTCATGGGCCTGGCCTGGACGGCCATGGGTGGCTCATCTCTGTACATTGAGACAACGCCACGAAACCAATTTAAAAGTGTAGGCTCAAAATCAGAAGCCGTCGGTGGAAgtggaggcggtggtggcaaTTTGTATATTACCGGAAACCTTGGAGATGTGATGAAGGAGTCTGCCCAAATTTCCCTCACTGTGGCGCGTAACTTTGTTTTCACACGAGATCCTAACAATCAGTACCTAGAGACACA AAACATCCACCTGCATGTTCCTGAGGGAGCTGTACCAAAGGATGGTCCCAGTGCTGGCGTCACCATTATCACGGCCTTAATTTCCTTGGCCACCGGCAAGTCTGTGCGCAACGATGTGGCCATGACGGGCGAGATTTCTCTGAGAGGCAAAGTTCTGCCCGTCGGCGGCATCAAGGAGAAGACCATAGCA GCACGTCGCAGTGGCGTCAATTGCCTCATCCTGCCCGTGGACAACAAGAAGGACTTCGAGGAGTTGCCCAAGTTTATAACAGAAGGCCTGGAAGTTCATTTTGCGGCCAACTACGAGGATGTCTACAACATCGCCTTTTCTGCACCCACCAAAACCGAGGACGAGGCGAAATTAGTGCCGGAGCTTGAGCAGGAGCCCCTCGAGAAGGTGTCGAGCGCTGCTAGTGCTATGCCAACGGGGCCTTAA
- the LOC117893830 gene encoding lon protease homolog, mitochondrial isoform X3 — translation MRALGTTVAWSRTRPGQSALIRHFTEKVTRLERFSGATMMSQRFYSRKRDDPDDKKAPASPDVLFDQDSNLPATLAVPDVWPHVPLIAMRRNPLFPRFIKIVEVSNPIIMDLLRRKVKLNQPYIGVFLKKVDGEEEVVQSLDDVHQIGSFAQIQEVQDLGDKIRMVVVAHRRIRITGQVIEDLPAEKKPVKMTTLHYPLFNIKLHIPAEDQTTNNESSTTTMPLTSSERRRARRTQRQNKIAVNEVEESSTVTEKLETLTDSGSEADPAPASQPVLIVEVENVKQSAFKQTNEVKALTQEIIKTLRDIITMNPLYRESLHQMLHQNQRVVENPVYLCDLGASLSSGDPEELQNILEESDIPKRLQLSLTLLKKELELSKLQAKIGREVEEKVKQQHRKYILHEQLKVIKKELGIEKDDKDAIGEKYKEKLKDKIVPTSIQQVIDEELTKLNFLESHSSEFNVTRNYLDWLTSLPWGITSTENLCLEKAEEILTHDHYGMEDIKKRILEFIAVSSLKGTTQGKILCFHGPPGVGKTSIARSIARALNREYFRFSVGGMTDVAEIKGHRRTYVGAMPGKLIQCLKKTKTENPLVLIDEVDKIGKGYQGDPSSALLELLDPEQNANFLDHYLDVPIDLSRVLFICTANVIDTIPEPLRDRMEMIEMSGYVAEEKVAIARQYLIPQSMKDCGVTEENISITENALNMLIRSYCRESGVRNLQKQIEKVTRKIAFLMVKKEGTNFPVDAENLTTFLGKQIFTSDRMYETTPPGVVMGLAWTAMGGSSLYIETTPRNQFKSVGSKSEAVGGSGGGGGNLYITGNLGDVMKESAQISLTVARNFVFTRDPNNQYLETQNIHLHVPEGAVPKDGPSAGVTIITALISLATGKSVRNDVAMTGEISLRGKVLPVGGIKEKTIAARRSGVNCLILPVDNKKDFEELPKFITEGLEVHFAANYEDVYNIAFSAPTKTEDEAKLVPELEQEPLEKVSSAASAMPTGP, via the exons ACATTTTACCGAGAAAGTTACACGCCTAGAAAGATTCAGTGGGGCGACAATGATGTCTCAGCGCTTCTACAGTCGCAAACGTGATGATCCCGACGACAAGAAAGCGCCAGCGTCACCAGATGTGTTGTTCGACCAAGATTCCaacctgcctgccacattgGCAGTGCCAGACGTATGGCCACATGTTCCGTTGATAGCCATGCGTAGGAATCCCTTGTTTCCGCGCTTCATAAAGATTGTGGAG GTGTCCAATCCCATTATTATGGATCTGCTGCGTCGCAAAGTTAAGCTCAACCAGCCCTACATTGGAGTTTTCCTTAAGAAAGTTGATGGCGAAGAGGAGGTCGTCCAGAGTCTGGACGATGTCCATCAAATAGGCAGTTTTGCACAGATCCAAGAGGTTCAGGATTTGGGCGACAAGATACGCATGGTGGTTGTGGCCCATCGTCGTATACGAATTACAGGACAGGTGATCGAGGATCtgccagcagaaaaaaaaccag TGAAAATGACAACTTTGCATTATCcactatttaatattaaattacacATCCCAGCTGAAgatcaaacaacaaacaacgaaTCATCGACAACGACAATGCCATTGACATCAAGTGAACGCCGCAGAGCACGCCGCACACAAAGGCAGAACAAAATCGCGGTGAATGAAGTCGAAGAGAGTTCGACTGTAACAGAGAAATTGGAAACTTTGACAGATTCTGGTTCAGAGGCCGATCCAGCACCCGCTTCACAGCCTGTGCTCATTGTAGAAGTAGAGAATGTTAAGCAATCTGCCTTTAAACAAACCAATGAGGTCAAGGCGCTGACCCAAGAGATTATAAAGACTCTACGCGACATCATCACCATGAATCCCTTGTATAG GGAGAGTCTTCATCAAATGCTGCATCAGAATCAACGAGTGGTGGAGAATCCCGTCTACCTGTGTGACTTGGGTGCCTCCCTGTCGTCTGGCGATCCAGAGGAGCTGCAAAATATCCTAGAGGAATCAGAT ATCCCAAAACGCCTGCAGCTGTCTCTCACGTTACTGAaaaaggagctggagctatCGAAACTTCAGGCGAAAATTGGACGCGAGGTTGAGGAAAaagtcaagcagcagcaccgcaaATACATACTCCACGAACAACTGAAGGTTATCAAGAAGGAGCTGGGCATTGAGAAGGACGACAAGGATGCCATTGGCGAAAAGTATAAAGAAAAGCTGAAAGACAAAATCGTTCCAACAAGCATTCAGCAGGTCATTGATGAGGAGCTAACCAAACTGAACTTCCTGGAGAGTCACAGCTCTGAATTTAA TGTAACCCGCAACTACCTCGACTGGCTAACCTCGCTACCCTGGGGCATCACTAGCACTGAGAATCTTTGCCTGGAAAAGGCCGAAGAGATCCTAACCCATGATCACTACGGCATGGAGGATATCAAGAAGCGTATCCTAGAGTTTATTGCCGTCAGTTCTCTTAAAGGCACCACGCAGGGCAAAATTTTGTGCTTCCATGGACCGCCTGGTGTGGGCAAGACGAGCATTGCGAGGTCCATTGCTCGGGCCCTGAACCGCGAGTACTTCCGCTTCAGTGTGGGCGGAATGACGGACGTGGCTGAGATCAAAGGACATCGTCGCACCTACGTGGGCGCAATGCCTGGCAAACTGATACAGTGCTTGAAGAAGACCAAGACGGAGAATCCCCTGGTGCTCATTGATGAGGTGGACAAGATTGGCAA AGGCTATCAGGGAGATCCCAGCTCAGCGCTGTTGGAGCTTCTCGATCCCGAGCAGAATGCCAATTTCCTGGACCACTATCTGGACGTGCCCATCGATCTGTCGCGTGTGCTGTTCATTTGCACGGCGAACGTGATAGACACCATACCAGAGCCACTGCGCGATCGCATGGAGATGATTGAGATGTCCGGCTATGTGGCAGAGGAGAAGGTGGCTATTGCCCGCCAGTATCTGATACCGCAGTCCATGAAGGACTGTGGAGTGACCGAGGAGAATATAAGCATCACCGAAAATGCCCTGAATATGCTGATACGCAGCTATTGCCGCGAGTCCGGGGTGCGCAACTTGCAGAAGCAAATCGAGAAAGTTACCCGCAAAATAGCCTTCCTTATGGTCAAGAAGGAGGGCACCAATTTCCCAGTGGATGCCGAGAACCTGACCACATTCCTGGGCAAGCAGATATTTACCTCTGATCGCATGTACGAGACGACGCCGCCGGGCGTGGTCATGGGCCTGGCCTGGACGGCCATGGGTGGCTCATCTCTGTACATTGAGACAACGCCACGAAACCAATTTAAAAGTGTAGGCTCAAAATCAGAAGCCGTCGGTGGAAgtggaggcggtggtggcaaTTTGTATATTACCGGAAACCTTGGAGATGTGATGAAGGAGTCTGCCCAAATTTCCCTCACTGTGGCGCGTAACTTTGTTTTCACACGAGATCCTAACAATCAGTACCTAGAGACACA AAACATCCACCTGCATGTTCCTGAGGGAGCTGTACCAAAGGATGGTCCCAGTGCTGGCGTCACCATTATCACGGCCTTAATTTCCTTGGCCACCGGCAAGTCTGTGCGCAACGATGTGGCCATGACGGGCGAGATTTCTCTGAGAGGCAAAGTTCTGCCCGTCGGCGGCATCAAGGAGAAGACCATAGCA GCACGTCGCAGTGGCGTCAATTGCCTCATCCTGCCCGTGGACAACAAGAAGGACTTCGAGGAGTTGCCCAAGTTTATAACAGAAGGCCTGGAAGTTCATTTTGCGGCCAACTACGAGGATGTCTACAACATCGCCTTTTCTGCACCCACCAAAACCGAGGACGAGGCGAAATTAGTGCCGGAGCTTGAGCAGGAGCCCCTCGAGAAGGTGTCGAGCGCTGCTAGTGCTATGCCAACGGGGCCTTAA